From the genome of Thunnus thynnus chromosome 1, fThuThy2.1, whole genome shotgun sequence, one region includes:
- the lrrc4cb gene encoding leucine-rich repeat-containing protein 4C produces MLNTMISSLQRQTMRGRRLKGALSNPLFVLLLALQILVVAGLVRAQTCPSVCSCSNQFSKVICTRRSLRDVPDGISTNTRYLNLQDNLIQVIKVDSFKHLRHLEILQLSKNHIRSIEIGAFNGLASLNTLELFDNRLTTIPNGAFEYLSKLKELWLRNNPIESIPSYAFNRVPSLRRLDLGELKRLSYISDGAFKDLSNLRYLNLGMCNLKEIPNILPLVRLEELEMSGNQLSVIKPSSFTGLVNLQKLWMMHAQIQTIERNSFDDLQSLVELNLAHNNLTFLPHDLFTPLHRLERVHLHHNPWNCNCDILWLSWWLKETVPANTSCCARCHSPTVFKGRYIGELDHSYFQCDVPVIVEPPSDLNVTEGMGAELKCRTSSLTSISWLTPNGSLVTHGAYKVRLSVLNDGTLNFTSVTMQDTGTYTCMVSNTAGNISASAVLNVTSVENSGVTYFTTVTVETTDTFGDDIQTPLPPFGWVSSSTTKGTPVSTRTTERTYTIPVLDVEGEGALNGLDEVMKTTKIIIGCFVAITLMAAVLLVIFYKMRKQHNQQDPDGPASSMEVITVEEELAGVAAMERHLSLPPLEHYNHYNTYKSTYHHPPMLSTIHSSATQEPLLIQACSKDNVQETQI; encoded by the coding sequence ATGCTGAACACAATGATCTCCTCCCTCCAGCGCCAGACAATGAGAGGTCGTAGGCTGAAGGGGGCGCTGTCCAACCCCCTCTTTGTACTACTTTTGGCCCTTCAGATCCTGGTGGTGGCTGGGCTGGTTCGTGCACAGACTTGTCCTTCTGTCTGCTCATGCAGTAACCAGTTCAGCAAAGTCATATGCACCCGTCGCAGCCTACGGGACGTCCCAGATGGCATTTCCACCAACACTCGGTACCTAAACCTCCAGGACAACCTCATCCAGGTCATCAAGGTGGACAGTTTCAAACATCTGCGCCATCTGGAGATCCTGCAACTGAGCAAGAACCATATCCGCAGCATTGAAATAGGCGCCTTCAATGGGCTTGCCAGTCTCAACACCTTGGAGCTCTTTGATAATCGGCTCACAACAATCCCCAATGGAGCATTTGAGTACTTGTCCAAGCTGAAGGAATTGTGGCTTCGGAACAACCCCATCGAAAGTATACCATCTTATGCCTTCAACCGGGTCCCCTCGCTTCGAAGGCTGGATCTAGGTGAGCTCAAACGTCTCTCCTACATATCTGACGGAGCTTTCAAGGACTTGAGCAATCTGCGTTACCTGAATCTGGGAATGTGCAACCTCAAGGAGATCCCCAACATCTTACCTTTGGTTAGACTTGAAGAGCTAGAGATGTCAGGAAACCAGCTGTCTGTTATCAAGCCTAGCTCATTTACAGGATTAGTCAATCTCCAGAAGCTGTGGATGATGCATGCCCAGATCCAAACTATTGAGAGGAATTCCTTTGATGACCTGCAGTCACTGGTGGAGCTCAACCTGGCTCACAACAACCTTACCTTTCTACCACATGACCTCTTCACACCATTGCATCGCTTGGAACGGGTCCACCTCCATCACAACCCCTGGAACTGCAACTGTGATATCTTGTGGCTCAGCTGGTGGCTGAAGGAGACAGTACCTGCCAACACCAGCTGCTGTGCTCGTTGCCATAGTCCCACAGTCTTTAAAGGTCGCTACATTGGGGAATTGGACCACAGCTATTTCCAGTGTGATGTTCCTGTTATCGTGGAGCCACCCAGTGACTTGAATGTGACAGAAGGCATGGGTGCTGAGCTTAAATGTCGTACAAGCTCCTTGACATCCATCAGCTGGCTTACACCAAATGGCTCGTTGGTGACACACGGGGCTTATAAGGTGCGCTTGTCTGTACTCAATGATGGGACACTCAACTTTACTAGCGTCACAATGCAGGACACTGGGACTTACACCTGTATGGTTAGCAACACAGCAGGCAACATTTCTGCTTCTGCTGTGCTTAATGTCACTTCTGTGGAAAACAGCGGGGTGACCTATTTTACCACAGTCACCGTGGAGACCACTGACACCTTCGGGGATGATATCCAAACGCCACTTCCCCCATTTGGCTGGGTGTCATCCTCAACAACAAAAGGTACTCCTGTTTCAACACGGACCACAGAGCGGACTTATACCATTCCAGTTCTTGATGTGGAGGGAGAGGGCGCCCTCAATGGCCTGGATGAGGTGATGAAAACCACCAAGATTATCATCGGCTGCTTTGTGGCCATCACGCTTATGGCTGCTGTTCTGCTGGTTATTTTCTACAAGATGAGAAAGCAGCATAACCAGCAGGATCCTGATGGCCCTGCCTCCTCCATGGAGGTCATCACTGTTGAAGAAGAGCTTGCAGGTGTCGCTGCCATGGAGAGACACCTATCGCTGCCCCCACTGGAGCACTACAACCACTACAACACCTACAAGAGCACTTATCATCACCCTCCAATGCTCAGTACCATACACAGCTCAGCCACACAGGAACCTTTACTGATTCAAGCCTGCTCAAAAGACAATGTACAAGAGACCCAAATCTGA